One region of Pagrus major chromosome 5, Pma_NU_1.0 genomic DNA includes:
- the LOC140995359 gene encoding P2Y purinoceptor 2: protein MKPLVVSSQLGNSSNDSGSCMGESQHVSITILMCLVFFLGLLLNFFSLWVFCCRMPCWTSGTTLQFNLAISDTIATPVTPMMAVFFAIGNNWPFGRFLCQVKIALLSSHFYGSTIFLTLISIHRYTAVVHFNRNSCMKQKQFVRKMCAVVWSLLLIQSLIYAAMLPPTKEGSQRQCLTIHQKNLTNTYFVINFILFIFGFLLPFLVSAVCYGRLANTLTRLNISSAKGLKVKLKSQRMIGVCLLIFGLCFLPMNMVRTVGVIIKKYYPQQCHLLLQIETAYYASWILAGVNSCLDPLLYCFGSQNFRDAFNSFRIRQGDSPNRSDSEMTANQLR, encoded by the coding sequence ATGAAGCCGCTGGTGGTTTCCTCACAGCTTGGAAATAGCAGCAATGACTCTGGATCTTGCATGGGGGAGTCCCAGCACGTGTCCATCACCATCCTCATGTGCCTGGTCTTCTTCCTGGGCCTCCTCCTCAACTTCTTCAGCCTCTGGGTATTCTGCTGCCGAATGCCCTGCTGGACCTCAGGAACCACACTGCAGTTCAACCTGGCCATCAGCGACACCATCGCCACCCCGGTCACTCCCATGATGGCGGTGTTCTTTGCCATTGGCAACAACTGGCCATTTGGTCGGTTCCTGTGCCAAGTCAAGATTGCCCTGCTTAGTTCGCATTTTTACGGCAGCACTATATTCCTCACCCTCATCAGCATCCACCGGTACACAGCCGTGGTGCACTTCAATAGAAACTCCTGCATGAAACAGAAGCAGTTCGTCAGGAAGATGTGTGCAGTAGTTTGGTCTCTGCTACTGATCCAGTCTCTGATCTACGCGGCCATGCTTCCTCCAACTAAAGAGGGCAGTCAGCGTCAATGCCTCACCATTCATCAGAAGAACCTGACAAACACCTACTTTGTCATTAACTTCATACTGTTCATCTTTGGGTTTCTTCTCCCTTTCCTTGTGTCAGCTGTCTGCTATGGCCGTCTGGCGAACACCCTGACTCGCCTGAACATTAGCTCAGCTAAAGGTCTGAAAGTCAAGCTGAAGTCTCAGAGGATGATCGGCGTGTGTCTGCTCATATTTGGGTTGTGCTTCCTGCCAATGAACATGGTACGAACTGTGGgagtgataataaaaaaatactacCCACAACAATGCCATCTTCTTCTGCAGATTGAGACGGCGTACTATGCATCTTGGATCTTAGCAGGAGTTAACAGCTGCCTCGACCCACTGTTGTACTGTTTTGGTTCGCAAAATTTTCGAGATGCATTTAATTCCTTCAGGATTAGGCAGGGCGACAGTCCAAACAGAAGTGACTCAGAAATGACTGCAAATCAGTTACGTTGA